From a single Pseudophryne corroboree isolate aPseCor3 chromosome 6, aPseCor3.hap2, whole genome shotgun sequence genomic region:
- the TMEM88 gene encoding transmembrane protein 88: MPSSDFSLAAMGEGALPPPYTPAPPVPREPLDCWACAVLITAHNLLVGAANLGIFILMCGGSLLPSAAMLLYGFLCHPQFRRPKETLCPPSLTPTACVALLVFGVVLVLPFLILGLAGYARIARCFKLSSCFLPYNRAMYRGTTTQGHAVKQGPAESKAWV; encoded by the exons ATGCCCAGCTCAGACTTCAGCCTGGCAGCAATGGGTGAAGGTGCTCTGCCCCCGCCGTATACCCCTGCCCCGCCGGTGCCCAGAGAGCCCCTGGATTGCTGGGCCTGCGCTGTCCTGATCACCGCCCATAATCTGCTGGTGGGTGCTGCCAACCTGGGCATATTCATCCTGATGTGCGGAGGTTCCCTGCTGCCCTCTGCCGCCATGCTTCTGTACGGGTTCCTGTGCCACCCGCAG TTCCGCCGGCCCAAAGAGACCCTCTGCCCGCCTTCCCTGACTCCGACGGCCTGCGTGGCGCTGCTGGTCTTCGGAGTTGTGCTGGTGCTGCCTTTCCTGATCCTCGGCCTGGCCGGTTACGCCCGCATCGCCCGCTGTTTCAAGCTCAGCTCCTGCTTTCTGCCCTACAACCGGGCCATGTACCGAGGAACGACGACCCAGGGGCACGCAGTCAAGCAGGGCCCCGCGGAGAGCAAGGCCTGGGTGTAA